The following are encoded together in the Luoshenia tenuis genome:
- a CDS encoding glycoside hydrolase family 43 protein: MRHIQDMRVRDPFILTDKENGCYYLIASDRLARTDGRPGEGVDYLRSEDLIHFEEPKAAFRPDTNFFSPHQFWAPEVHAYKGRYYLFVTTWGRWGEEPIDTGVLGEGEIRGTQIFVADEMTGPYRAWSHGPVTPRKDLTLDGTLYVAPDGKPYMIYCHEWRQIIDGTIAALPLTEDLRAAAGEPVTLFKGSDAPWATGDFVESYEDTPYHKVIYVTDGPFLFNDLSGGLCMLWSTGGEGIYTTGISRSPSGNVLGPWEQSEQALFTGDGGHAMLFHTLQGQLVLALHQPNGAPDERLRLFPARLTETGLALGPALVRG; this comes from the coding sequence ATGCGGCATATCCAAGACATGCGCGTGAGGGATCCATTTATCCTGACGGACAAAGAAAATGGGTGCTATTATTTGATCGCCAGCGACCGCCTGGCGCGGACCGACGGCAGGCCCGGAGAGGGTGTGGATTACCTGCGCAGCGAGGACCTGATACACTTTGAGGAACCCAAAGCCGCCTTTCGCCCGGATACGAACTTTTTTTCGCCCCACCAGTTCTGGGCGCCGGAGGTGCACGCGTACAAGGGACGGTATTACCTTTTCGTCACCACCTGGGGACGCTGGGGCGAGGAACCGATTGACACCGGCGTATTGGGCGAGGGGGAGATACGCGGCACGCAGATCTTTGTGGCAGACGAGATGACCGGGCCTTATCGGGCGTGGTCTCATGGGCCGGTGACCCCACGCAAAGATCTGACGCTGGACGGAACCTTGTATGTGGCCCCCGATGGAAAGCCTTACATGATCTATTGCCATGAATGGCGGCAGATCATCGATGGAACGATCGCGGCCCTGCCGTTGACGGAGGATCTGCGGGCCGCCGCGGGGGAGCCGGTAACCCTGTTTAAGGGCAGCGATGCGCCTTGGGCCACTGGAGATTTTGTGGAGAGCTATGAGGATACGCCCTATCACAAGGTGATTTATGTGACGGATGGGCCGTTTTTGTTTAACGATCTGTCCGGTGGGCTGTGCATGCTTTGGAGTACCGGCGGCGAGGGCATTTATACCACCGGCATATCCCGCAGCCCCAGCGGCAATGTCCTGGGCCCATGGGAGCAGAGCGAGCAGGCCCTGTTCACTGGGGACGGCGGGCACGCCATGCTGTTTCACACCCTGCAAGGACAGTTGGTGCTGGCGCTGCACCAGCCCAACGGCGCCCCAGATGAGCGGCTGCGCCTATTCCCGGCCCGGCTGACGGAGACAGGGCTGGCGCTGGGGCCTGCACTTGTGCGCGGATAA
- a CDS encoding VOC family protein: MSVAQYVKGLAHFGLPTNDIEKTIAFYKGLGFEVVHQPKPTCAFLQLANVQIETYQTGTAPEAIGAIEHVALDVCDIDKTYAEITAAGHKVVSDGVQQLPFWENGVRFFTIEGPNAEKVEFCQKL; the protein is encoded by the coding sequence ATGTCCGTAGCACAGTACGTAAAGGGGCTGGCGCACTTTGGCCTGCCTACCAACGACATTGAAAAGACCATCGCTTTTTACAAGGGGTTAGGCTTTGAGGTGGTCCACCAGCCCAAGCCCACTTGCGCGTTTTTGCAGCTGGCCAATGTCCAGATCGAGACCTATCAGACCGGCACCGCCCCTGAGGCCATTGGCGCTATCGAGCATGTGGCGCTGGATGTGTGCGATATTGACAAGACCTATGCGGAGATCACCGCGGCCGGCCACAAAGTGGTCAGCGATGGCGTGCAGCAGCTGCCCTTCTGGGAGAATGGCGTGCGCTTTTTCACCATCGAAGGACCGAACGCCGAAAAGGTAGAATTCTGCCAGAAGCTGTAA
- a CDS encoding polysaccharide deacetylase family protein: MLHTNEKLPRATRPRRGKHRKKTAFRVIPLLLFVLTLTFLSIPAAVQPSSAGRVDSGMRQQYLALVSSQRQPLKKLEALSTAPKSGKPVRFEMDYKPLPTPTPTPASTPTPAPPAPSGGGSSTFTAGAPVKVFHGPRGRGRVAITFDDGYHSSAITKILDVLGAKNVHTTFFPTGQALGQNHALWQRAVAEGHEIGNHTMTHPRLDKLDAAGIRSELQGMENQLQKALGGSAPALRFMRPPYGCGGFKESETILSVSGQMNYSGVIMWSVDPNDCKTKTAPARLQHILERVKDGDIILLHTIDMDAEILSSLIDQLRAKGLEPGGIDWLFS; the protein is encoded by the coding sequence ATGCTGCATACGAATGAAAAACTTCCCCGCGCTACGCGCCCCCGCCGGGGCAAGCACCGTAAAAAAACGGCTTTTCGGGTCATCCCGCTCCTGCTGTTTGTGCTGACTTTAACTTTTCTATCCATCCCCGCCGCCGTTCAGCCCAGCAGCGCCGGCAGGGTCGATTCCGGCATGCGCCAGCAGTATCTGGCCCTGGTTTCCAGCCAGCGCCAACCGTTAAAGAAGCTGGAGGCGCTCTCCACAGCCCCTAAAAGCGGCAAGCCCGTCCGGTTCGAGATGGACTATAAGCCGCTTCCAACACCTACCCCCACGCCCGCGTCGACGCCTACACCGGCTCCCCCGGCGCCTTCGGGCGGCGGCTCCTCCACCTTTACCGCTGGTGCCCCCGTTAAGGTCTTCCATGGGCCGCGCGGCCGGGGACGGGTGGCGATCACCTTTGACGATGGGTATCATTCCAGTGCCATCACCAAAATACTGGACGTGCTGGGGGCTAAAAACGTACATACCACCTTTTTCCCCACTGGACAGGCGCTGGGGCAAAATCACGCGCTATGGCAGCGCGCGGTGGCCGAGGGGCATGAGATCGGCAACCACACCATGACGCATCCCCGTCTGGATAAACTGGATGCCGCCGGTATCCGCAGCGAGTTGCAGGGGATGGAAAATCAGCTGCAAAAAGCCCTTGGGGGTAGCGCCCCCGCCCTGCGCTTTATGCGCCCGCCCTATGGCTGCGGCGGCTTTAAGGAGTCCGAAACCATTCTATCCGTATCAGGGCAGATGAACTATTCCGGTGTGATCATGTGGTCGGTCGATCCTAACGACTGCAAGACTAAGACCGCGCCGGCCCGCTTGCAGCACATCCTCGAGCGGGTCAAGGATGGGGATATCATCCTGCTGCACACCATCGATATGGACGCAGAGATCCTCTCTTCTCTGATCGATCAGCTGCGCGCCAAGGGGCTTGAGCCCGGCGGTATCGATTGGCTGTTCAGCTAA
- the argH gene encoding argininosuccinate lyase — MKLWGGRFQKQTDAMVDDFHSSISFDWRLYRQDIAGSIAHATMLGEQGIIPQEDAQAICQGLKGILSDIEAGKVDFEIDAEDIHMNIEKLLTERIGQAGKRLHTGRSRNDQVALDMRMYCKDSIRQAVFELKKLCQCILDTAAQHLETIMPGYTHLQKAQPITLGHHLMAYFEMFKRDITRLQDCYDRVDVMPLGAGALAGTTYDLNRERVAQLLGFSAITANSLDAVSDRDFCIEFASCVSIGMMHLSRFCEELVLWSSNEFQFVEMDDGFSTGSSIMPQKKNPDVAELIRGKSGRVFGDLMALLTAMKGIPLAYNKDMQEDKENFFDARDTYIKCLQVFCGMFSTLRFNTDRMHAGAGGGFTNATDAADYLVKKGLPFREAHEVIGKIVFYCIEKGRAISELTLEEFRSFSPLFGEDVFEAVSLLTCVRERKVSGGPAPQSVKAHIDAARAWLDSLSE, encoded by the coding sequence ATGAAGCTTTGGGGCGGACGCTTTCAAAAACAGACCGATGCGATGGTGGACGACTTCCACTCCTCCATCTCCTTTGACTGGCGGCTGTACCGCCAGGATATCGCCGGCAGCATCGCCCATGCCACCATGCTGGGCGAGCAGGGGATCATCCCCCAGGAGGATGCGCAGGCGATCTGCCAGGGTCTAAAGGGTATCTTATCGGATATCGAGGCGGGCAAGGTCGACTTTGAGATCGATGCCGAAGATATCCATATGAATATCGAAAAGCTGCTGACCGAGCGCATCGGCCAGGCGGGCAAGCGGCTGCATACCGGCCGCAGCCGTAACGACCAGGTGGCGCTGGATATGCGCATGTACTGCAAGGACAGCATACGCCAAGCCGTATTCGAGCTGAAAAAACTGTGCCAGTGCATTTTAGATACCGCCGCGCAGCATTTGGAGACCATCATGCCCGGCTATACCCACCTGCAAAAGGCGCAGCCCATCACCCTGGGCCACCACCTGATGGCTTATTTTGAGATGTTCAAGCGGGATATCACCCGCCTGCAGGATTGTTATGACCGTGTCGACGTGATGCCGTTGGGCGCAGGCGCCCTGGCCGGTACCACTTATGATTTGAACCGCGAGCGGGTCGCCCAGCTTTTGGGCTTTTCCGCTATCACGGCCAATAGCCTGGATGCGGTCAGCGACCGAGACTTTTGTATCGAGTTTGCCAGCTGCGTATCCATCGGTATGATGCACCTGTCCCGTTTTTGCGAGGAACTGGTGCTCTGGTCCAGCAACGAATTCCAGTTTGTGGAGATGGACGACGGGTTTTCCACGGGGTCGAGCATCATGCCCCAGAAGAAAAATCCGGATGTGGCGGAGCTGATCCGCGGCAAGTCCGGCCGGGTGTTTGGGGATCTGATGGCCCTGCTGACCGCTATGAAGGGCATCCCTCTTGCCTATAACAAGGATATGCAGGAGGATAAGGAGAACTTTTTTGACGCGCGGGATACCTACATCAAATGTTTGCAGGTTTTTTGCGGCATGTTCTCCACCCTGCGCTTTAATACTGACCGGATGCACGCCGGCGCGGGCGGCGGGTTTACCAATGCCACCGACGCGGCGGATTACCTGGTCAAAAAGGGACTGCCTTTCCGCGAGGCGCATGAGGTCATCGGCAAAATCGTGTTTTATTGCATCGAAAAGGGGCGCGCCATCAGCGAACTGACGCTGGAGGAGTTCCGCAGCTTTAGTCCTCTGTTTGGGGAGGATGTGTTCGAGGCTGTATCGCTGCTCACCTGTGTGCGCGAGCGCAAGGTGTCCGGCGGTCCAGCGCCGCAAAGCGTAAAGGCCCACATCGATGCGGCCCGCGCATGGCTGGATAGCCTATCTGAATAA
- a CDS encoding argininosuccinate synthase has product MAKEKVILAYSGGLDTSIIIPWLQENYDYEVIAVAADVGQGEELEPLNEKAIRTGASKIYIEDLREEFVTDFIYPTMKAGAVYEGKYLLGTSIARPLIAKRLVEIAEKEGAVAICHGCTGKGNDQVRFELTIKALAPHLKIIAPWRIWDIKSREEEIEYAQARGIDVPVTKKRPYSMDRNLWHLSHEGADLEDPWNAPKDELYMICTPPEKAPDTPTYVEIEFEKGVPVKIDGKALSPLEIMDKLNALGAANGIGIDDIVENRLVGMKSRGVYETPGGTILYAAHKELEYLTLDRATQHYKETMAVRYAELVYDGCWYTPLREAMAAFVDSTQETVTGTVRLKLYKGNCVPAGCKSPYSLYSEEFATFGEDEVYNQKDSEGFINLFGLPLKVRALMMENLKGNK; this is encoded by the coding sequence ATGGCAAAAGAAAAAGTAATCTTAGCGTACTCCGGCGGACTGGATACCTCGATCATCATCCCGTGGCTCCAAGAGAACTACGATTATGAGGTCATCGCCGTTGCAGCGGATGTGGGGCAGGGCGAAGAGCTGGAGCCCTTAAACGAAAAGGCCATCCGTACCGGCGCCAGCAAGATTTATATTGAAGATCTGCGCGAAGAGTTTGTGACGGATTTTATCTATCCCACCATGAAGGCCGGCGCGGTGTACGAGGGCAAATACCTGCTGGGTACTTCCATCGCCCGCCCGCTGATCGCCAAACGTCTGGTGGAGATCGCCGAAAAAGAGGGCGCTGTAGCCATCTGCCATGGCTGCACCGGCAAGGGTAACGATCAGGTTCGCTTTGAGCTGACCATCAAAGCCCTGGCGCCTCACCTGAAGATCATCGCCCCCTGGCGGATCTGGGATATCAAATCCCGCGAGGAAGAGATCGAGTACGCCCAGGCCCGCGGGATCGACGTGCCGGTCACCAAAAAGCGCCCCTATTCCATGGACCGTAACCTGTGGCACTTAAGCCATGAGGGCGCGGATCTTGAAGACCCCTGGAACGCGCCGAAGGACGAGCTGTATATGATCTGCACCCCGCCGGAAAAGGCGCCGGATACCCCCACTTACGTGGAGATCGAGTTTGAAAAAGGCGTCCCGGTCAAGATCGACGGGAAGGCGCTCTCGCCGCTGGAAATTATGGATAAGCTCAACGCCCTGGGCGCGGCTAACGGCATCGGCATCGACGACATCGTGGAAAACCGCCTGGTGGGCATGAAATCCCGCGGCGTGTACGAGACCCCGGGCGGAACCATTTTGTACGCCGCCCATAAAGAGCTGGAGTACCTTACGCTGGATCGGGCCACGCAGCACTACAAAGAGACCATGGCCGTGCGCTATGCCGAGCTGGTCTACGACGGCTGCTGGTACACCCCGCTGCGCGAGGCCATGGCTGCGTTTGTGGATTCCACCCAGGAGACCGTCACCGGCACGGTCCGGCTGAAGCTGTACAAAGGCAACTGCGTGCCCGCGGGCTGCAAATCCCCTTATTCCCTGTACAGCGAGGAGTTTGCTACCTTTGGCGAAGACGAGGTCTACAACCAGAAGGATTCCGAAGGCTTTATCAACCTGTTCGGCCTGCCGCTTAAAGTTCGCGCGCTGATGATGGAGAACCTGAAAGGAAACAAGTAA
- the ruvC gene encoding crossover junction endodeoxyribonuclease RuvC, which translates to MRILGIDPGIAIVGYGVIESQGSRLKHIENGVLTTPAGMPLPQRLEQVYNGMKKLLMLFQPEAIAFEELFFAKNAKTAITVGQARGVALLAAAQESEQLFEYTPLQIKQGVVGYGRAEKNQVQQMVKVLLNLPDIPKPDDAADALAVAICHAHSANSQQLFKIK; encoded by the coding sequence TTGAGGATTTTAGGGATCGACCCGGGAATTGCGATCGTAGGCTACGGCGTGATCGAATCCCAGGGTTCAAGGCTAAAGCATATTGAAAACGGCGTGCTGACCACGCCCGCGGGGATGCCACTGCCCCAGCGGCTGGAGCAGGTGTATAACGGAATGAAAAAGCTGCTGATGCTCTTTCAGCCCGAGGCGATTGCCTTTGAAGAACTGTTCTTTGCCAAAAACGCCAAGACGGCCATCACCGTAGGCCAGGCGCGCGGCGTGGCGCTGCTGGCCGCGGCCCAGGAGAGTGAACAGCTTTTTGAATACACGCCCTTGCAGATCAAACAGGGCGTGGTGGGGTACGGAAGGGCGGAAAAGAACCAGGTGCAGCAGATGGTCAAGGTGCTGCTGAACCTGCCGGATATCCCCAAGCCGGACGACGCGGCGGACGCGCTGGCGGTGGCTATCTGTCATGCGCACAGCGCAAACAGCCAGCAACTGTTCAAAATCAAGTAA
- the ruvA gene encoding Holliday junction branch migration protein RuvA, translating to MYAFIEGKIEEKSLDSIVINAGGVGYLIMATASAIAAAGPVGQKARIYTYLAVREDAMVLYGFASLEEKKMFDRLIGVSGVGPKLALAVLSNLTVSDLAVALVTGDAARLSGVPGVGKKTAQRLCLELKEKINNEELAATAGEAAPEGISGATVEGEAVQALIALGYQSAEAAKAIRALEGKADRVEDLVLLALRRLDGRAK from the coding sequence ATGTACGCATTTATTGAGGGGAAAATCGAAGAAAAAAGTTTGGATTCCATCGTTATCAACGCCGGCGGCGTGGGGTATCTGATCATGGCGACGGCTTCGGCCATTGCCGCGGCAGGCCCGGTGGGACAAAAAGCGCGCATCTATACCTATCTGGCCGTGCGAGAAGACGCCATGGTGCTCTATGGCTTTGCCAGTCTGGAAGAAAAAAAGATGTTTGACCGGCTGATCGGCGTCTCGGGCGTAGGGCCCAAGCTGGCGCTGGCGGTGCTTTCCAACCTGACGGTGAGCGACCTTGCCGTGGCCCTGGTCACCGGGGACGCAGCAAGGCTTAGCGGTGTGCCGGGCGTGGGGAAGAAGACGGCCCAGCGGCTTTGCCTGGAGCTCAAGGAAAAGATCAACAACGAAGAGCTGGCCGCCACCGCCGGTGAGGCGGCGCCCGAGGGGATTTCCGGCGCGACCGTAGAGGGCGAGGCCGTACAGGCGCTGATTGCGCTGGGGTATCAAAGCGCGGAAGCGGCCAAGGCCATCCGCGCCCTGGAAGGCAAGGCAGACCGGGTGGAGGATCTGGTGCTGCTGGCGCTGCGCAGGCTGGACGGGCGCGCGAAATAG
- the ruvB gene encoding Holliday junction branch migration DNA helicase RuvB, with protein sequence MQEEDRIISPGLREDDEAEYSLRPRSIEEYVGQQKVKEKLKIFIEAARNRHEPLDHVLLYGPPGLGKTTLANIIANEMGTSIRVTSGPAIEKPKDLAGLITNLAEGDVLFIDEIHRLNHSVEEVLYPAMEDFALDIMLGQGPSARSIRLDLPKFTLVGATTRAGMLTGPLRDRFGITNRLELYDDEDLSTIVRRSAKILDISIEPAGATEIARRSRGTPRIANRLLKRVRDFAEVKADGVITRPVADEALNLLEVDALGLDQTDRRILEAIICKFGGGPVGLDTLGATTGEETSTIEDVYEPYLMQLGFISRTPRGRICTALAYRHMGYVAPDHVEERTQTTLLAD encoded by the coding sequence ATGCAGGAAGAGGATCGCATTATCAGCCCCGGGCTGCGGGAGGACGACGAGGCGGAGTACAGCCTGCGCCCGCGCAGCATCGAGGAGTATGTGGGGCAGCAAAAGGTTAAGGAAAAACTGAAGATTTTTATCGAGGCGGCGCGCAACCGGCACGAACCGCTGGATCACGTATTGCTGTACGGCCCGCCCGGATTGGGGAAGACTACCCTGGCTAATATCATCGCCAATGAGATGGGCACCAGCATCCGCGTGACCTCCGGCCCGGCCATCGAAAAGCCCAAGGATCTGGCGGGGCTGATCACCAACCTGGCCGAGGGTGACGTGCTGTTTATCGACGAGATTCATCGTCTTAACCATAGTGTTGAAGAGGTGCTCTACCCAGCCATGGAGGATTTTGCGCTGGATATCATGCTGGGGCAGGGCCCCAGTGCCCGTTCGATCCGGCTGGACCTGCCCAAGTTCACGCTGGTGGGGGCGACGACTCGCGCGGGCATGCTGACCGGGCCGTTGCGGGACCGGTTTGGCATCACCAACCGTCTGGAGCTTTACGACGATGAAGACCTGAGCACTATCGTGCGGCGCTCGGCTAAAATACTGGATATTTCCATCGAGCCTGCGGGCGCAACCGAGATCGCCCGCCGCTCCCGGGGTACGCCCCGCATCGCCAACCGGCTGTTAAAGCGCGTGCGGGACTTTGCCGAGGTCAAGGCTGATGGGGTCATCACCCGCCCGGTGGCAGACGAGGCGCTGAACCTGTTGGAGGTAGACGCGCTGGGTCTGGACCAGACGGACCGCAGGATCCTCGAGGCCATCATCTGCAAATTTGGCGGCGGCCCGGTGGGCTTGGATACTTTGGGCGCCACCACGGGGGAGGAGACCTCCACCATTGAGGATGTGTACGAGCCGTACCTGATGCAGCTGGGCTTTATCTCCCGCACGCCGCGGGGGCGGATATGCACGGCGCTGGCCTACCGGCATATGGGTTATGTGGCCCCGGATCATGTGGAAGAGCGCACGCAGACGACTTTATTAGCGGATTAG
- the queA gene encoding tRNA preQ1(34) S-adenosylmethionine ribosyltransferase-isomerase QueA has translation MNKSDFYYDLPQELIAQKPMEPRDASRLMVVHRAQDRIEHRHFYDILEYLSPGDVLVVNHTRVIPARLYGRKVGTGGKIEFLLLKRLSRDEWEVILKPGKKAPVGARFEFGNGELVAEIIGHADEGGRIVRFSYEGVFEQVLERLGQMPLPPYIHERLEDRDRYQTVYAKYDGSAAAPTAGLHFTPELLDKVKQKGVEIVPILLHVGLGTFRPVKEEHVEDHHMHSEYYEVSPEAADQINAAHARGNKIFAVGTTSVRTLESVADEAGVVHAGSGWTEIFIMPGYKFKVVDALITNFHLPESTLLMLVSAFASREQILNAYKIAVQEGYQFFSFGSAQLLL, from the coding sequence TTGAATAAAAGCGATTTTTATTACGACCTGCCCCAGGAGCTGATCGCCCAAAAACCCATGGAGCCGCGGGACGCCTCGCGGCTGATGGTGGTACACCGGGCGCAGGATCGCATCGAGCACCGGCATTTTTACGATATATTGGAGTATTTGAGCCCCGGCGACGTGTTGGTAGTCAACCATACGCGCGTGATTCCCGCCAGGCTGTACGGCCGAAAGGTGGGTACCGGCGGGAAGATCGAGTTTTTACTGCTCAAACGCCTCAGCCGGGACGAGTGGGAGGTTATCTTAAAGCCGGGCAAAAAGGCGCCGGTGGGGGCGCGCTTTGAATTTGGCAACGGAGAGCTGGTGGCAGAGATCATCGGCCATGCGGACGAGGGCGGGCGCATCGTGCGCTTTAGCTACGAAGGCGTGTTTGAGCAGGTGCTAGAGCGTCTGGGACAGATGCCGCTGCCCCCCTATATCCACGAACGGCTGGAGGATCGCGACCGCTACCAGACCGTGTATGCCAAGTACGATGGTTCTGCCGCCGCGCCCACAGCCGGGCTGCACTTTACCCCGGAGCTGCTGGATAAGGTGAAGCAAAAGGGCGTCGAGATCGTCCCGATCCTGCTGCACGTAGGCCTGGGCACCTTCCGTCCCGTCAAAGAAGAGCATGTGGAAGACCACCATATGCACAGCGAGTATTACGAGGTATCGCCCGAAGCGGCAGATCAGATCAATGCAGCGCATGCCCGCGGCAATAAGATCTTTGCCGTAGGGACCACCTCCGTGCGGACGCTGGAGAGCGTGGCCGACGAGGCAGGCGTGGTGCATGCCGGCAGCGGTTGGACGGAGATCTTTATCATGCCGGGCTACAAGTTCAAAGTGGTGGACGCGCTGATTACTAACTTCCACCTGCCCGAATCCACGCTTTTAATGCTGGTCAGCGCTTTTGCGTCCAGAGAACAGATTTTAAATGCCTATAAAATCGCCGTTCAAGAAGGATACCAGTTCTTCTCGTTTGGTTCGGCGCAGCTGCTGCTATAG
- a CDS encoding prepilin-type N-terminal cleavage/methylation domain-containing protein: MALKARNNKKGFTLVEVIVVVVILAILAAIMVPSMIGWINKAEDKTAVVEGRTILVAGQTIVSENYKAFDSATVTMTPSTHSDYINQIQSLADVGATVTSMTVTDGKVTAFEMKSSGNKTVTYSSTADDPYTVS; this comes from the coding sequence ATGGCACTCAAAGCAAGAAACAACAAAAAAGGTTTTACCCTGGTCGAAGTTATCGTGGTGGTCGTGATCTTGGCGATCCTGGCCGCGATCATGGTCCCCTCCATGATCGGCTGGATCAACAAGGCAGAGGATAAGACCGCGGTGGTCGAAGGGCGGACGATACTGGTTGCAGGCCAGACGATTGTATCGGAGAATTACAAGGCGTTTGACTCGGCTACGGTAACGATGACCCCGAGTACACATAGCGATTATATCAACCAGATTCAATCATTGGCTGATGTTGGCGCTACTGTGACGAGTATGACCGTAACCGACGGTAAGGTCACAGCGTTTGAGATGAAGTCTTCCGGCAATAAAACAGTAACATACAGTTCCACGGCGGACGACCCGTATACGGTTTCTTAG
- a CDS encoding prepilin peptidase, with amino-acid sequence MEFVAYGVLGLFAFLFGSCTGSFINVVAYRLPRKLDMVKGRSFCPACGKTLKAYDMIPVLSFFCLKGRCRFCKEKISPRYPAVEALSGAVALACVWVHGYTLAALIAFSSCAVLLAVALIDWDTQEIPNGLVLALAVPALAAIGVFPEVSLLSRGIGLVAVSLPMLAMALLIKNSFGGGDIKLMAVCGLLLGWQQILVGTFFALLTAGGYGAYLLATHKKGRKDTIAFGPFLAAGVALALLAGEPVLHAYLSLFI; translated from the coding sequence ATGGAATTTGTAGCTTACGGAGTTTTAGGGTTGTTTGCCTTTTTATTCGGCAGCTGTACCGGCAGTTTTATAAATGTGGTGGCCTACCGGCTGCCGCGCAAGCTGGATATGGTCAAAGGCCGGTCTTTCTGCCCGGCCTGCGGAAAAACCCTGAAAGCTTACGATATGATCCCGGTGCTCAGCTTTTTCTGCCTGAAGGGCCGGTGCCGGTTTTGCAAAGAAAAGATATCCCCGCGCTATCCGGCGGTAGAGGCGCTGTCCGGCGCTGTGGCGCTGGCCTGCGTGTGGGTCCATGGCTATACGCTTGCCGCGCTTATAGCCTTTTCGTCCTGCGCGGTTTTACTGGCCGTCGCCCTGATCGATTGGGACACCCAGGAGATCCCTAACGGTTTGGTGCTCGCGCTGGCCGTTCCCGCCCTGGCGGCGATAGGGGTATTCCCCGAGGTTTCGCTGCTATCGCGGGGGATCGGCCTTGTAGCCGTCAGCCTGCCCATGCTGGCGATGGCGCTGCTGATCAAAAACAGCTTCGGCGGGGGAGATATAAAATTAATGGCGGTCTGCGGCCTGCTTTTGGGCTGGCAGCAGATATTGGTAGGCACGTTTTTCGCCCTGCTTACGGCGGGCGGCTATGGAGCTTACCTGTTAGCGACCCATAAAAAAGGGCGGAAGGATACGATTGCCTTCGGGCCCTTTCTTGCTGCAGGCGTAGCCTTGGCGCTTCTGGCAGGAGAGCCGGTGCTGCACGCCTACCTGTCGCTGTTTATTTAG
- a CDS encoding type II secretion system F family protein, whose amino-acid sequence MPDYRYRARRIDGKPVRGILRAASEPALRELLREQELYLLECEETQARQNGYRLKPRQLSEFCRELGTMLSSGVPLIRAIGIMAGRDIPEKVKTVYLNLQRCLQQGLVLSEAMAQQGDVFPELLINMYRASEASGRLDLTSQKMAGHYEKNYRLNRKVKNAMIYPVLLIIVTFIVVMLIFLLVLPKFFTVFEGIDAPMPGITQFMLNLSNGMRQNWIWVLIGILLAVLLVQTVIRIPVVKMRLHRWKVHFPGIGRLMRIIYTARFAESLSSLYASGISIMNALQNARSTVGNVYIEAQFPEAIRAVRSGESLSGALSKIDGFDSKLAASVQIGEETGQLDDMLSATADNFDYEAEMAISRLTALVEPCLIIILAVVIGSIIISVMLPLLSLYDTIGASGGM is encoded by the coding sequence ATGCCTGATTATCGCTATCGCGCCAGACGGATCGATGGCAAGCCGGTACGCGGCATCTTACGTGCCGCCAGCGAACCGGCGCTGCGCGAGCTGTTGCGCGAGCAGGAGCTTTATCTTTTGGAGTGCGAGGAGACCCAGGCGCGGCAAAATGGCTATCGCCTCAAACCCCGCCAGCTATCGGAGTTTTGCCGGGAACTGGGCACCATGCTTTCCTCTGGCGTGCCGCTGATCCGGGCGATCGGCATCATGGCGGGGCGGGATATACCCGAAAAGGTCAAAACGGTGTATTTGAATTTGCAGCGCTGCCTGCAGCAGGGGTTGGTGCTTTCGGAGGCCATGGCCCAGCAGGGGGATGTCTTTCCAGAACTGCTGATCAACATGTACCGGGCCAGCGAGGCCAGCGGCAGGTTGGACCTGACCAGCCAAAAGATGGCCGGGCATTACGAAAAAAACTACCGGCTCAACCGCAAGGTCAAAAACGCCATGATTTACCCGGTACTGCTGATCATCGTAACTTTTATTGTGGTGATGCTGATCTTTCTATTAGTGCTGCCCAAGTTTTTTACGGTATTTGAAGGGATCGATGCGCCGATGCCGGGCATTACCCAATTCATGCTCAACCTGAGCAATGGCATGCGGCAAAACTGGATCTGGGTATTGATCGGTATTTTGCTGGCGGTCCTGCTCGTGCAGACGGTGATCCGCATTCCGGTGGTCAAAATGCGGCTACACCGGTGGAAGGTACACTTCCCCGGGATAGGCAGGCTGATGCGCATTATCTATACGGCGCGCTTTGCCGAATCGCTCAGCTCGTTATACGCCAGCGGCATCTCAATCATGAACGCGCTACAAAACGCCCGCAGCACGGTGGGCAACGTCTATATTGAGGCGCAATTCCCTGAGGCCATACGGGCCGTGCGCTCGGGCGAATCGCTGTCGGGCGCGCTCTCCAAGATCGACGGATTTGACAGCAAACTGGCCGCCAGCGTACAGATCGGCGAGGAGACCGGCCAGCTGGACGATATGCTAAGCGCAACGGCGGATAATTTTGACTATGAAGCGGAGATGGCTATCAGCCGGCTGACGGCGCTGGTGGAACCCTGCCTGATCATTATTTTGGCGGTGGTCATCGGGTCGATCATTATATCGGTGATGCTGCCGCTGCTTTCGCTCTATGATACGATCGGCGCCTCCGGCGGCATGTAG